One stretch of Tribolium castaneum strain GA2 chromosome 5, icTriCast1.1, whole genome shotgun sequence DNA includes these proteins:
- the TM9SF2 gene encoding transmembrane 9 superfamily member 2, producing the protein MYLPLLCLLFLWHETRVEAFYLPGLAPVNYCRKGESDTCKSEVLLYVNRLNTEESVIPYEYNHFDFCQPDENQPSPVENLGQVVFGERIRPSPYILEFMKNITCKEVCTRKYSGSDPSANRRLSILRKGISLNYQHHWIVDNMPVTSCYETEDQKQFCTTGFQMGCFAKDGRDTCLRTPDKQDAYYIYNHVDLTITYHSGEQEEWGNKFKSNGGRIISVKVVPRSIDHRDKIDCSKQNTKLLELKTSLKPKEEYQITYTYSVTFIQNNAVKWSSRWDYILESMPHTNIQWFSILNSLVIVLFLSGMVAMIMLRTLHKDIARYNQIDSGEDAQEEFGWKLVHGDVFRPPRKGMFLSVLLGSGVQVFFMTLVTLAFACLGFLSPANRGALMTCAMVLYVLLGSPAGYVSARIYKSFGGEKWKSNVLLTSMLAPGIVFGLFFVMNLVLWSKGSSAAVPFSTLVGLLALWLLVSVPLTFVGAFFGFRKRALEHPVRTNQIPRLIPEQSIYTQPIPGIVMGGVLPFGCIFIQLFFILNSIWSSQMYYMFGFLFLVFIILVITCAETTILLCYFHLCAEDYHWWWRSYLTSGFTAVYLFLYCCHYFFTKLQIEDTASAFLYFGYTLIMVFLFNLLTGSIGFFACFWFIRKIYSVVKVD; encoded by the exons ATGTATCTACCCCTTTTGTGCTTGTTATTTCTGTGGCATGAGACAAGAGTTGAGGCGTTTTATTTACCTGGTTTGGCGCCGGTAAATTATTGCCGGAAAGGCGAATCAGACACGTGTAAA TCCGAAGTATTATTGTATGTAAATCGTCTAAATACTGAAGAATCAGTAATTCCCTACGAGTACAATCACTTTGATTTCTGCCAACCTGATGAAAACCAGCCGTCTCCCGTGGAAAACCTGGGCCAGGTTGTCTTCGGCGAACGCATCCGCCCATCTCCTTATATCcttgaatttatgaaaaacaTAACATGCAAGGAAGTTTGCACGCGGAAGTACTCGGGTTCAGATCCGAGTGCAAACAGACGGTTGAGCATTCTGCGGAAGGGGATTAGTCTCAATTATCAGCACCACTGGATTGTTGATAATATGCCAGTGACGAGCTGTTATGAGACTGAGGATCAGAAGCAGTTTTGCACCACTGGGTTTCAGATGGGTTGTTTTGCCAAAGATGGGCGCGATACTTGTCTTAGGACTCCTGATAAACAGGACGCTTACTACATTTACAATCATGTTGATTTGACGATCACATATCACTCGGGAGAACAGGAAGAATGGGGAAATAAATTCAAGAGCAACGGGGGCAGGATTATCTCCGTTAAAGTTGTCCCAAGGAGCATAGACCATAGAGA CAAAATCGACTGTTCGAAGCAAAACACAAAACTCCTAGAACTGAAAACCTCCCTCAAACCCAAGGAGGAATACCAAATAACGTACACCTACTCGGTCACATTTATCCAAAACAACGCCGTAAAATGGTCATCCCGATGGGACTACATTTTGGAATCAATGCCCCACACAAACATCCAATggttcagtattttaaactcGCTCGTGATCGTACTGTTCCTCTCGGGGATGGTCGCCATGATCATGCTGCGAACCCTCCACAAAGACATCGCAAGATACAACCAAATCGACAGCGGCGAAGACGCCCAG GAAGAGTTCGGCTGGAAGCTGGTCCACGGCGACGTCTTCCGCCCCCCGCGCAAGGGAATGTTCCTTTCGGTGCTCCTGGGCTCCGGCGTTCAAGTTTTCTTcatgactttggtgactttagcTTTCGCCTGTCTCGGGTTTTTGAGCCCGGCAAATCGGGGGGCTTTGATGACTTGCGCTATGGTGTTGTATGTCCTGTTGGGGTCGCCAGCTGGGTACGTTTCCGCGAGGATTTACAAGAGTTTCGGCGGCGAGAAATGGAAGTCTAACGTTTTGTTGACCTCGATGCTGGCACCTGGGATTGTCTTCGGGCTGTTTTTCGTAATGAATCTGGTGTTGTGGAGCAAAGGGAGCTCCGCAGCTGTGCCTTTCAGCACTTTGGTGGGGCTGCTGGCGCTGTGGCTGCTGGTGTCGGTGCCTCTGACGTTCGTGGGGGCGTTTTTCGGGTTCAGGAAAAGG gCACTCGAGCATCCGGTTCGGACGAATCAAATCCCGAGGTTGATCCCCGAACAGTCGATCTACACGCAGCCGATTCCCGGAATTGTCATGGGGGGTGTGCTGCCCTTCGGTTGCATTTTCAtccaacttttctttattCTGAATTCGATCTGGTCGTCTCAGATGTACTACATGTTCGGTTTTCTGTTTctagtatttataattttagtaataacgTGTGCAGAGACAACGATTCTTCTGTGTTACTTCCACTTGTGTGCGGAGGATTACCATTGGTGGTGGCGGTCGTATTTGACGTCCGGGTTTACAGCAGTTTATTTGTTTCTGTATTGCTGTCATTACTTCTTTACGAAATTGCAGATCGAGGATACGGCGTCTGCGTTCCTGTATTTTGGCTATACTCTAATTATGGtgtttttgttcaatttgttAACTGGGTCGATTGGATTTTTCGCCTGTTTCTGGTTTATTAGGAAAATTTATAGTGTGGTTAAAGTTGACTGA
- the Mccc1 gene encoding methylcrotonoyl-CoA carboxylase subunit alpha, mitochondrial — MPLWASLLQNTNFGVQITTRRWNSTLRRIDKLLIANRGEIACRVLRTARRLGVKTVAVYSDADKNSLHVSQADEAYNIGPPQASQSYLRGDKILEVAHKSGCQAIHPGYGFLSENVEFAENCEKNKIIFMGPPASAIRDMGIKSKSKEIMSKAGVPIIGGYHGEDQDRAKLKAEALKIGFPVMIKAVRGGGGKGMRIALTESEFEEALESAKSEAQKAFGDSVVLLEKFVQEPRHVEVQVFADMHGNAVHLFERDCSVQRRHQKIIEEAPAPGISEELRAELGAAAVRAAKAVGYVGAGTVEFILDRKSHNFHFMEMNTRLQVEHPITEMITGTDLVEWQIKVARGEKLPLTQEEITLSGHAFESRIYAEDPSGGFLPGAGVLSYLSSPQVRDDMRIETGIREGDEVSVHYDPMIAKLVVWGQNRSESLLKMQSLLLQYNVAGLETNVNFLLDLVRHPEFISGNVHTNFIKENNDSLFKNKTVTPTQITQAALSVVLKDELLDMKNAMGRNDQFNPFVVESGFRINHNLIRDVKMKFKDEEKLVKVKFIGHNTYHISLDEGKTWSVVQGEFNKESLKSTIDGITTSVNVFRGDDVIAIFDDSGKVEFNLEKPSFVTIQEDDSSAGGSLNRAVAPMPGVIDKVLVSAGDQVKKGDSLFVLIAMKMEHVVKADRDAVIENIYFKVGDNVQKDVTVIQFKEENVSS, encoded by the exons ATGCCGTTGTGGGCCTCATTGTTACAAAA cacaaatttCGGCGTTCAAATAACAACAAGAAGATGGAACAGTACTTTGAGAAGGAtagataaattattaattgcaaatagAGGTGAGATAGCTTGTCGTGTGTTGAGGACTGCCCGCCGGTTGGGCGTAAAAACGGTCGCGGTTTATAGCGACGCTGATAAGAATTCGTTACACGTTTCACAG GCAGATGAGGCCTATAACATCGGCCCTCCCCAAGCCTCGCAAAGTTACCTCCGAGgtgacaaaattttagaagtaGCGCACAAATCCGGCTGTCAGGCGATCCATCCAGGCTACGGCTTCCTTTCCGAAAATGTGGAATTTGCGGAAAATtgcgaaaaaaacaaaatcatttTCATGGGCCCTCCGGCTTCGGCGATTCGCGACATGGGAATCAAAAG CAAATCGAAGGAAATTATGTCGAAAGCCGGGGTTCCCATAATCGGGGGTTACCACGGGGAAGACCAAGACAGGGCCAAGCTCAAAGCAGAAGCCCTGAAAATCGGATTTCCCGTCATGATAAAAGCCGTGAGAGGTGGTGGCGGCAAAGGAATGAGGATAGCTCTCACGGAGTCTGAATTTGAGGAAGCCTTGGAGTCGGCCAAAAGTGAGGCGCAGAAAGCTTTCGGCGATTCTGTGGTGCTTTTGGAGAAATTCGTGCAAGAGCCGAGGCACGTGGAAGTGCAGGTTTTTGCAGATATGCATGGCAATGCTGTTCACTTGTTCGAACGGGATTGTTCGGTGCAGAGGAGGCATCAGAAAATTATAGAGGAAGCGCCAGCG ccGGGAATAAGCGAAGAATTGAGGGCTGAACTGGGGGCTGCTGCCGTAAGAGCTGCCAAAGCGGTTGGGTATGTGGGGGCCGGGACGGTGGAATTTATTCTAGACAGGAAAAGtcacaattttcattttatggAAATGAATACGCGATTGCAGGTAGAACACCCGATAACGGAGATGATTACAG GAACCGATTTGGTGGAATGGCAAATAAAAGTCGCTCGAGGTGAAAAGTTGCCATTAACTCAGGAGGAAATAACACTGAGTGGCCACGCGTTTGAGTCTCGAATTTACGCGGAGGACCCAAGTGGGGGCTTTTTGCCAGGGGCTGGTGTTTTGTCGTATTTGAGTAGTCCCCAAGTTCGGGATGACATGAGGATTGAAACTG GCATTCGAGAAGGGGATGAAGTGTCGGTTCATTACGACCCCATGATTGCCAAACTGGTCGTTTGGGGCCAAAACAGATCTGAAAGTCTCCTAAAAATGCAATCCCTTCTCTTGCAGTATAAC GTGGCAGGTTTGGAAACCAACGTTAATTTCCTTCTAGATCTTGTAAGGCATCCGGAATTTATTTCCGGAAACGTTCACACTAATTTCATTAAAGAAAACAAtgatagtttatttaaaaataaaaccgtaACTCCAACGCAAATCACTCAAGCAGCTTTAAGCGTGGTTTTAAAAGACGAGTTATTAGACATGAAAAATGCCATGGGTCGAAATGACCAATTTAACCCATTTGTGGTTGAATCTGGGTTCCGAATTAACCACAACTTGATTCGCGACGtcaaaatgaaatttaagGATGAAG aaaaactagttaaagtaaaatttattgGCCACAACACGTACCACATTTCGCTCGATGAGGGAAAGACCTGGAGTGTAGTTCAGGGCGAATTTAACAAAGAAAGTCTAAAAAGCACAATTGATGGTATCACCACCAGTGTGAATGTTTTCAGGGGTGACGACGTTATTGCAATTTTCGATGAT AGTGGTAAAgttgaatttaatttagaaaagcCATCGTTTGTGACAATTCAAGAAGATGATTCTTCGGCAGGAGGTTCGTTGAACAGAGCTGTTGCCCCAATGCCCGGTGTCATAGACAAGGTCTTGGTCAGTGCTGGAGACCAAGTGAAAAAAGGAGATTCGCTTTTTGTCTTAATAGCTATGAAAATGGAACATGTGGTGAAGGCCGATCGGGACGCtgttattgaaaatatttatttcaaagtcGGTGATAACGTCCAGAAGGATGTTACTGTTATACAATTTAAGGAGGAAAATGTGTCtagctaa
- the LOC657881 gene encoding MFS-type transporter SLC18B1 isoform X2, giving the protein MFDQMCACDSVADWYFSNRKKKRKHKKFTCKQKVALVMLATVDFMSFCSMSIMAPFYPQEAATKGMSESMAGFVFGFYALVVFLSSPVFGKILPKIGLKCLFTGGVLISGICSLVFGTLHIIDNYALFTTFSFLIRGLEALGASAYSTASYVIIVNIFPDNAGAVRGLLETFVGLGMSVGPALGGLLFAIGGFGLPFYVIGLIIILIAPLNVYLLPSSERCAVETKSGSFTKLLRLTPVIVTCFIITVIAMTWSFLDPTLEPHLRKFKLSPGNIGLIFLLLSAMYGIFSPAWGWVTDRLDNYWWLMTCGLFCNSISLLLLGPSPILSFLEDSIWLNIVALSTLGVSVAMALMPTYQAILDSALVGGFEDNLGTHSVIAGLWSCVYSLGEVLGPIIGGTLLQNYGFSLTSTVFSLLNLIMAILGTMYFLLRRKSNKDRNIFIDQAGFQKYRQKNAEIILGTILENGENGKWIAKLK; this is encoded by the exons ATGTTTGATCAAATGTGTGCCTGTGATAGTGTCGCCGATTGGTACTTTAGCAACCGCAAAAAGAAAAG GAAACACAAGAAATTCACCTGCAAACAAAAGGTGGCTTTAGTAATGCTAGCAACAGTGGATTTTATGAGTTTTTGCTCGATGTCAATTATGGCGCCTTTCTACCCTCAAGAAGCAGCGACTAAAGGCATGTCGGAATCAATGGCAGGGTTTGTTTTCGGGTTTTACGCACTTGTTGTATTTTTGTCTTCACCAgtatttggtaaaatt TTACCTAAAATAGGGTTGAAATGCCTGTTTACCGGAGGAGTATTAATTTCAGGAATTTGtagtttagtttttgg aacatTACACATCATAGATAATTATGCACTATTTACGACGTTTTCGTTTCTGATAAGAGGTTTGGAGGCTTTGGGAGCTAGCGCTTACTCCACTGCTAGTTACGttattattgtaaatatttttcccgACAATGCTGGAGCCGTAAGG GGCCTTTTGGAGACATTTGTCGGCTTGGGAATGAGTGTGGGCCCGGCCCTTGGAGGCCTACTTTTTGCG ATCGGAGGTTTCGGTCTACCATTCTACGTAATTGGTTTAATTATAATCCTGATAGCACCACTGAATGTTTATTTGTTACCATCGTCAGAAA GATGTGCTGTGGAGACAAAGAGCGGCTCCTTTACCAAACTCTTGAGACTAACTCCTGTGATAGTGacatgttttattattacggTCATTGCTATGACTTGGAGTTTCCTGGACCCGACTTTAGAACCGCATTTGcgaaag TTCAAGTTAAGTCCAGGAAATATTGGGCTTATTTTCCTGCTTTTGTCGGCAATGTATGGGATTTTCAGCCCTGCATGGGGGTGGGTGACTGACAGACTCGATAATTATTGGTGGCTAATGACTTGTGGTCTCTTTTGTAACTCTATCAGTTTACTACTTTTGGGCCCGTCGCCGATTTTGTCATTTCTTGAAGA TTCAATATGGCTCAACATTGTGGCTTTATCAACTTTGGGGGTGTCAGTGGCAATGGCTTTGATGCCCACGTATCAAGCAATCTTGGACAGCGCCCt tgTTGGAGGTTTTGAAGACAATTTGGGGACTCACAGCGTAATTGCCGGCCTGTGGTCCTGTGTATATTCCCTGGGTGAAGTTCTCGGACCTATAATAGGGGGAACTCTTCTCCAAAATTACGGATTTTCGCTAACATCGACAGTTTTTTCGTTGCTGAATTTAATAATGGCGATTTTGGGAACGATGTATTTTCTACTCAGGCGGAAGTCTAATAAGGATCGAAACATATTTATCGATCAAGCTGGTTTCCAGAAATATAGacaaaaaaatgctgaaattATTTTAGGGACAATACTGGAAAATGgtgaaaatggaaaatggATTGCCAAGCTGAAATAG
- the LOC657881 gene encoding MFS-type transporter SLC18B1 isoform X1, with product MSKEKSPVTISETVEIKNEHKEPEDTKDKKHKKFTCKQKVALVMLATVDFMSFCSMSIMAPFYPQEAATKGMSESMAGFVFGFYALVVFLSSPVFGKILPKIGLKCLFTGGVLISGICSLVFGTLHIIDNYALFTTFSFLIRGLEALGASAYSTASYVIIVNIFPDNAGAVRGLLETFVGLGMSVGPALGGLLFAIGGFGLPFYVIGLIIILIAPLNVYLLPSSERCAVETKSGSFTKLLRLTPVIVTCFIITVIAMTWSFLDPTLEPHLRKFKLSPGNIGLIFLLLSAMYGIFSPAWGWVTDRLDNYWWLMTCGLFCNSISLLLLGPSPILSFLEDSIWLNIVALSTLGVSVAMALMPTYQAILDSALVGGFEDNLGTHSVIAGLWSCVYSLGEVLGPIIGGTLLQNYGFSLTSTVFSLLNLIMAILGTMYFLLRRKSNKDRNIFIDQAGFQKYRQKNAEIILGTILENGENGKWIAKLK from the exons atgagtaaagaAAAGAGCCCTGTTACGATTTCTGAAACCGTTGAGATCAAAAATGAACACAAAGAGCCAGAAGACACTAAAGATAA GAAACACAAGAAATTCACCTGCAAACAAAAGGTGGCTTTAGTAATGCTAGCAACAGTGGATTTTATGAGTTTTTGCTCGATGTCAATTATGGCGCCTTTCTACCCTCAAGAAGCAGCGACTAAAGGCATGTCGGAATCAATGGCAGGGTTTGTTTTCGGGTTTTACGCACTTGTTGTATTTTTGTCTTCACCAgtatttggtaaaatt TTACCTAAAATAGGGTTGAAATGCCTGTTTACCGGAGGAGTATTAATTTCAGGAATTTGtagtttagtttttgg aacatTACACATCATAGATAATTATGCACTATTTACGACGTTTTCGTTTCTGATAAGAGGTTTGGAGGCTTTGGGAGCTAGCGCTTACTCCACTGCTAGTTACGttattattgtaaatatttttcccgACAATGCTGGAGCCGTAAGG GGCCTTTTGGAGACATTTGTCGGCTTGGGAATGAGTGTGGGCCCGGCCCTTGGAGGCCTACTTTTTGCG ATCGGAGGTTTCGGTCTACCATTCTACGTAATTGGTTTAATTATAATCCTGATAGCACCACTGAATGTTTATTTGTTACCATCGTCAGAAA GATGTGCTGTGGAGACAAAGAGCGGCTCCTTTACCAAACTCTTGAGACTAACTCCTGTGATAGTGacatgttttattattacggTCATTGCTATGACTTGGAGTTTCCTGGACCCGACTTTAGAACCGCATTTGcgaaag TTCAAGTTAAGTCCAGGAAATATTGGGCTTATTTTCCTGCTTTTGTCGGCAATGTATGGGATTTTCAGCCCTGCATGGGGGTGGGTGACTGACAGACTCGATAATTATTGGTGGCTAATGACTTGTGGTCTCTTTTGTAACTCTATCAGTTTACTACTTTTGGGCCCGTCGCCGATTTTGTCATTTCTTGAAGA TTCAATATGGCTCAACATTGTGGCTTTATCAACTTTGGGGGTGTCAGTGGCAATGGCTTTGATGCCCACGTATCAAGCAATCTTGGACAGCGCCCt tgTTGGAGGTTTTGAAGACAATTTGGGGACTCACAGCGTAATTGCCGGCCTGTGGTCCTGTGTATATTCCCTGGGTGAAGTTCTCGGACCTATAATAGGGGGAACTCTTCTCCAAAATTACGGATTTTCGCTAACATCGACAGTTTTTTCGTTGCTGAATTTAATAATGGCGATTTTGGGAACGATGTATTTTCTACTCAGGCGGAAGTCTAATAAGGATCGAAACATATTTATCGATCAAGCTGGTTTCCAGAAATATAGacaaaaaaatgctgaaattATTTTAGGGACAATACTGGAAAATGgtgaaaatggaaaatggATTGCCAAGCTGAAATAG
- the LOC103313075 gene encoding MFS-type transporter SLC18B1 isoform X1, producing the protein MLVTKQGLGLAIIAIIDLMSFCSINVLSLFLSKEMTQIGADLYIFELPVNFSALVTITSSLFLGLIIPKYRQRDLFVGAVVLSRTGSILFGVLYYYVTDETFFTCLAYILRGIEEAGACAYFISGYVLIFRSFCDHAGIIRGFLECAVEIGTTIGPPVGDLFFTFKESGLPFYFVGIFTIFLALVGRCVLDEFFFTDTSKQYQSLTNFMQIPAIIVTSCVVLTVSLTTSALDPSLGEYLTNLLPFRKSDYVYLFIAAAFAFSTPAWNYLTEKLARFEWIMPLGLYLTGLAIILLELDLVCSDFDKYFKLINVCMLGVCMAMSLAPTFRCLTTAAFENGYENNVTTHSYVISTWTFMFSLGEILGPAVGILVYQKYDFWVVCWMIATLNILVGFLCTLFFYCKRNKRNICCKFNVTIHFK; encoded by the exons AT GTTGGTGACAAAACAAGGACTAGGTTTGgcaattattgcaattattgaTTTAATGAGTTTTTGTTCGATCAATGTCTTATCGCTTTTCCTCTCCAAAGAGATGACCCAAATAGGTGCTGATCTGTACATATTCGAACTTCCTGTAAACTTCTCAGCGTTGGTCACCATCACGTCTTCACTTTTCTTGGGCTTAATT ATTCCGAAATACAGACAAAGGGATTTGTTCGTTGGGGCTGTTGTACTCTCTCGGACAGGATCCATCCTCTTTGg TGTTTTGTATTATTACGTCACGGATGAAACATTTTTCACATGTCTGGCTTACATTCTACGAGGAATTGAAGAAGCAGGAGCTTGTGCTTATTTTATTTCAGGATACGTGCTCATTTTTAGATCATTCTGCGACCATGCTGGAATAATTCGA GGATTTCTGGAATGTGCAGTGGAAATCGGGACAACTATCGGACCACCTGTGGGAgacttattttttact tttaaagAATCAGGACTTCCgttttattttgtagggaTTTTCACAATTTTCCTGGCTTTGGTCGGGCGGTGTGTTTTGGATGAA TTCTTTTTCACAGATACGTCAAAACAGTACCAATCTTTGACCAACTTTATGCAAATTCCCGCAATTATCGTCACTTCTTGCGTCGTGTTAACTGTTTCTTTGACGACTAGTGCGTTAGATCCATCGTTGGGGGAATACTTAACTAAT TTACTTCCGTTTCGAAAAAGTGACTATGTTTATCTTTTTATCGCAGCAGCATTTGCATTTTCGACTCCTGCTTGGAACTATTTGACCGAAAAACTGGCCAGGTTTGAGTGGATAATGCCGTTAGGACTTTATTTAACTGGACTCGCAATAATTTTGTTGGAATTAGATTTAGTTTGTAGTGACTTTGA taaatATTTCAAACTGATAAATGTGTGTATGTTGGGTGTGTGTATGGCCATGTCTTTAGCTCCGACCTTCCGATGTCTGACTACAGCAGCTTT CGAGAACGGATACGAAAACAATGTGACAACGCACAGTTACGTTATTTCAACTTGGACGTTTATGTTTTCTTTGGGCGAAATTTTGGGACCGGCTGTTGGAATCCTCGTTTACCAAAAATACGATTTTTGGGTGGTTTGCTGGATGATAGCGACTTTGAACATTTTGGTAGGTTTCCTCTGCacactttttttctattgtaaACGGAATAAACGGAatatttgttgtaaatttaatgtgactattcattttaaataa
- the LOC103313075 gene encoding MFS-type transporter SLC18B1 isoform X2 — MLVTKQGLGLAIIAIIDLMSFCSINVLSLFLSKEMTQIGADLYIFELPVNFSALVTITSSLFLGLIIPKYRQRDLFVGAVVLSRTGSILFGVLYYYVTDETFFTCLAYILRGIEEAGACAYFISGYVLIFRSFCDHAGIIRGFLECAVEIGTTIGPPVGDLFFTFKESGLPFYFVGIFTIFLALVGRCVLDEVINTSKQYQSLTNFMQIPAIIVTSCVVLTVSLTTSALDPSLGEYLTNLLPFRKSDYVYLFIAAAFAFSTPAWNYLTEKLARFEWIMPLGLYLTGLAIILLELDLVCSDFDKYFKLINVCMLGVCMAMSLAPTFRCLTTAAFENGYENNVTTHSYVISTWTFMFSLGEILGPAVGILVYQKYDFWVVCWMIATLNILVGFLCTLFFYCKRNKRNICCKFNVTIHFK; from the exons AT GTTGGTGACAAAACAAGGACTAGGTTTGgcaattattgcaattattgaTTTAATGAGTTTTTGTTCGATCAATGTCTTATCGCTTTTCCTCTCCAAAGAGATGACCCAAATAGGTGCTGATCTGTACATATTCGAACTTCCTGTAAACTTCTCAGCGTTGGTCACCATCACGTCTTCACTTTTCTTGGGCTTAATT ATTCCGAAATACAGACAAAGGGATTTGTTCGTTGGGGCTGTTGTACTCTCTCGGACAGGATCCATCCTCTTTGg TGTTTTGTATTATTACGTCACGGATGAAACATTTTTCACATGTCTGGCTTACATTCTACGAGGAATTGAAGAAGCAGGAGCTTGTGCTTATTTTATTTCAGGATACGTGCTCATTTTTAGATCATTCTGCGACCATGCTGGAATAATTCGA GGATTTCTGGAATGTGCAGTGGAAATCGGGACAACTATCGGACCACCTGTGGGAgacttattttttact tttaaagAATCAGGACTTCCgttttattttgtagggaTTTTCACAATTTTCCTGGCTTTGGTCGGGCGGTGTGTTTTGGATGAAGTAATAA ATACGTCAAAACAGTACCAATCTTTGACCAACTTTATGCAAATTCCCGCAATTATCGTCACTTCTTGCGTCGTGTTAACTGTTTCTTTGACGACTAGTGCGTTAGATCCATCGTTGGGGGAATACTTAACTAAT TTACTTCCGTTTCGAAAAAGTGACTATGTTTATCTTTTTATCGCAGCAGCATTTGCATTTTCGACTCCTGCTTGGAACTATTTGACCGAAAAACTGGCCAGGTTTGAGTGGATAATGCCGTTAGGACTTTATTTAACTGGACTCGCAATAATTTTGTTGGAATTAGATTTAGTTTGTAGTGACTTTGA taaatATTTCAAACTGATAAATGTGTGTATGTTGGGTGTGTGTATGGCCATGTCTTTAGCTCCGACCTTCCGATGTCTGACTACAGCAGCTTT CGAGAACGGATACGAAAACAATGTGACAACGCACAGTTACGTTATTTCAACTTGGACGTTTATGTTTTCTTTGGGCGAAATTTTGGGACCGGCTGTTGGAATCCTCGTTTACCAAAAATACGATTTTTGGGTGGTTTGCTGGATGATAGCGACTTTGAACATTTTGGTAGGTTTCCTCTGCacactttttttctattgtaaACGGAATAAACGGAatatttgttgtaaatttaatgtgactattcattttaaataa